GAGCCAGCAGTAACCAGTGTTTTACTACACCATTCTATCTATATTAAAGGATAGCGATAGAATCTTCAAGGATAGCGATATTCTCTCTTCAAGGAGTCGGGGTGCGAAAGAGCAAGCAGCGGGAATAGACAAGCAAACTTCTTGTCGCCGGTGCATAAGCTGACTATGGGTGCTCTAACACTTATAGGATGGGGTGCGAGTTCCACTTGCCTGCGTGTTCTTTCGCCTAAGTGTATTAGGGGTGAGTCTTCAATCCTTTCTTTCAACCTTTCTTTCTACTGCTTGAGACTGAATTTCATGGACTTGCAACTTTCTACGGCTTTAGATACGAAACCTTCTATTTTCTACTTCTTGACCATCTACTATACTTTCCACTTAACGAGATACCTTCTACTTGACTTGATACTCAACTGGATACTTGGGTAGAGGGGAACTAATGCGTTGGGTCACGCCAGCTTTGACTTGATCTCGCGCTCAGAAATGAGTAGGATAACAATagctacaacttgattattggcaagttgggtagaggggaactaatgcgttgggtctcgccagctttgacttgatctcgcgctcagaaatgagtaggataactatagctacaacttgattattggTAAGTTGGGTAGAGGGGAACTAATGCGTTGGGTCACGCCAGCTTTGACTTGATCTCGCGCTCAGAAATGAGTAGGATAACAATagctacaacttgattattggcaagttgggtagaggggaactaatgcgttgggtctcgccagctttgacttgatctcgcgctcagaaatgagtaggataactatagctacaacttgattattggtaagttgggtagaggggaactaatgcgttgggtcacgccagctttgacttgatctcgcgctcagaaatgagtaggataactatagctacaacttgattattggcaaGTTGGGTAGAGGGGAACTAATGCGTTGGGTCTCGCCAGCTTTGACTTTATCTCGCGCTCAACCTTTAGTTCCGAACCGGGGCCGTCGTACCTCTTTCATCCGAATCTCTTTCCACTCAACATTACATACAACTAACTATCTATCGACCACCACAATTCATCTGATTCCCGGCATGCGAGAGAAGTTCTCATTCCTCTCTCATCGGTGAAGAACGGCAGCAGAACCACTTTTTCCAGGGCCACCCACATCTTATCCATCTGCCGAAAGAGGGTACCGTAAGCAATACGAGCAAGCAATCAATGCCTCCCCTGGAACCTGACCTAACAGTTGATCCCGAACCGTGGGAAGATAGCACTCTTTATCCATGGAGTATTATTCCCCAGCTTTACGTACGAGTCGATCTTTAACGAAAAGAGGAAGGTCAAAGGAAGTGTGCTTTGACCATGAGACATGTACAACCTTGTTAGCGAACAAGCAAGAGAGACGAAAACAGCTGCTGTTCTACCCCCATCTCTCTCGCATCTCTCTCCATCTTTCAGCCCTTTTACAAAGTTGACTTTCGAGGAAGGGTGAGTGCTGTTATTCATCATGCATTCATATAGAGATTTGAAATAGTCTCCTCGAGACGATTGGACTCAATATTTTGTTCTTTTCTATTGGTAATTACAATAAGCTCAATGCTTAGAGAAACATTAGGATATGATTTGAAGTACACTAATCCCACCAAATACAATTGTGCAAGTGTTCACTTGGCTCCGCTCCAACTTCTCATTCATGTGGAGCTCATGCTTCCTCTTCTCGGACCATCCTTTGCCGTCTCGTCTATCTTCTGGTCCAACCCCTTGATCCTTTCCTCGCTGAACGTGTAGGTATCCGCTCCATGTGTCGCCAACGAATGCGTGGCGGCGTTCCTTGTGCTAGTTCGACCTGTAGGACTAATGGCAACCAGGGAGGGGAGGAGGACACCGACTCCGAAAGTGCGTTTCAAAGATTTCTTCCTCTCATCACCGAACGGTAGCGCCAACCAAGGCATGCCGGAGAAGAACTCCTCAAAGGAATCCTGATCCTTGTCCATGGAGATGTTGACCACCTCGAAAGCACTGCCCATGCGCTTGATCTTGTGATATTCCTCGATCATATGAGGAAGAAATCTACGGCATGTACCGAACCGGCGAgccgagaagaagagaaggatggtcttgccaacaagctccttcattattgtttataatgattcataaatttatatatgatatatgagtTTCAAGCATATTATCATATcatatgaaaatataaatatgtaacgATCGATGATATCTAGGATACAAACAACAACGTCTTATTTGAAAGTGATTTGGTGATATATATTGTTGATAGAGTAAAGCCTGTCTGCCTGCTAGTTGCTAGTTATAAGAAGCATGAGTAGCAGAAAGCACATGGATTATGCTTCAGATAGTAATCTCTATAGATAATTCGGTTGACTAGGCTCGAGCGGCACAGTTAATAATAAGGATGGATTTGCAGCAAATTGTGTTCAATCTCTGAGTCTGCTAGTCTATCAAAATGCATCTTTATATATTTGTTTGGGCATAGTATCTCTAAGAATGTATGCTTGCAATGAACATTTGTTTGGTCTTTATATATTTGGATGTGTGAAGTTATATCCTGTATTTGCAAGTGAAAATCCAACATTGTTGTGCTTGTTAAATCCAAACTTTCGACATCTGTATCAGACATTAGGACTGCAGATGATGCTTTCATGATCCTCTCAGCTGCATTCATAAGATAGAGAAATAGAAGAGTGAAACTAGGAAGCTACACTTTAAATGAAGTTCTAGAAGTACTAATCCTTTTATTGATAAATTGGTGCACATCTAAAAGTTAACACTTGCACAATTGTATTTGGTGAGATTAGGTTAGACTATTCCTAATTTAACCCAATCTAGGCATAGTTGACACCCAAGGGACCTGATCTCACTTAGATGATCATTAATTAAATTGTCTTATATGGTTTGGGAATGCAATTCAACCTAAAATGTAGCCCCATATTAGCAAGATGGTTAAGCATCATCATCTTGTTTGCTATCGCATGAAAAAATGCATCAAGATAGTAGCTGAAGCTGATTTAGTTTTTATGTGTTGCTCTTTCTTTAATCAAGTGAATGCTTCCATTGGTGTCTATTAGGCTTAATTTTACATGCAAAAACAAGTTGCttgacaataaaaatattttacatgtaaaaatattttacatgcaaaatcaataaaaatattttagaaactttaaaacaaaaataatgatcatctatatatattttaaatttatttttgaagatttttaaatgcttaaaaatcttatatattatttttacatttttataataatatatgaatatcactagtatattatttgttatttctaattatggtttatattttttatattttcatagaaaataaaaaataatgatcatatgagATTTTGCATGATACTGATCATGTTTTGATCTAATGCATTTTATTCTTTGTTTCTCTCAGAATACTAAATTAAACTTTGTGAGTAAAAAGTATGATTTGTTATTTTAGTTGGAGTTAAAATCTTAAATTCACAATCTATAAATAAAAACTCATGTAATACTTTATGCATATAATTAGGAGGGAgagatcaaaaataaaataaaaaatcctcTAATTAGTCCTagagattataaaattttaatttaataaggGTTTTTAACTTTAAATCTTTTATATTTTGCTCGATACTCTCTTCTATGATTTCTTAATACCCAACATTTTATCAAGAGATTTCTCAACATGATACTAGAGAGCTTTTTGAATTTTTCTATCATTTAAGGAATTtgggtttataatattttagtaaaaatagaaaaaatgtcccaaaaaaaacacacacacacacaattaagAAGTTAAATAATGGATAGATAAAGCTGAAATCTTCAAACAGACAAGTTGGTAGCGTCCATTAGTTGTGGATGCTTCTTTTGAATCATTTGACATATCATATATTTAGGAAGGGAGGGAATTTAATGTAATGTGAAGTACTTTTTTTAATAGAAATATTACATTCGATAAATTGGTCTCCTTATTTGTTGACATAAGATATAAACCTGATATAGCTACTACTGTCTCCATTTTGTGTTGAAATGGATTGTTGATTTATACGCTATTTCTCTTCTGAGGACGAAAATACCTTTCGCGTCTAGTCTCGAgagaatatcatttttttttagatCAAGAGCAACATTAAAGTTAGAAAGTGGGtcgaacttgttgaatctcgtattttgatgatgaaaccacttgatatatgttaatgatttaatctacgttttgagtgacgcaggatacttcgatcaggttgaaacaattaaagcaggaaaatcatgttgggccggaggaacatgttaaaagattggacgtcgggccggtggatcggtcgacgtatcgacagaaggcttcgggctgtagattcgagcatcgggccaaagagagcggatattgcgccaaggacatcggagttgcggagacaactggccgattaggcaataggctgcaagagaggacgatgtgccgaagaatcggacgaagcgtcgagagaccaatgacataccggacaacgtgattaatgcttagtattaattgtctcgatcgaagttttgttttacgtgtgcaggattaactacgatgaaagtaagatatgcagcaggagttacgccggagtctagacaatgatcacgttgggagttcgagagttcgacggaagttcggacggtcatcggaggttctgcgggaacaaatccgagaagtccaggagcttgccaaagaagctcgtcggaactcgccaagtggatcgtcgcaagtccaggagtttgccggaagtcggtaggagaatcaccgagggttcatcggatgatcgacggaagttcgtcggaagctcgacggaagaagcgattgacgtaccggagcaagttgcagtaaatatcttaggaaatatcgtagttagcacaatgattaagttagaaatgggaggtgatcctattaacttaatcttggggtaattgggcccctgaaagacccaaattgggccgaatggatcaacccatttggaccctgatttctgccatgcggttgaaccgccccagtcaggcggttgcaccgcctgagctcagtcttcaagctctggcaggaggtgcaaccgcccctgacaagaggtggcaccgcctgagctcggtcttcaagctctggcaggaggtgcaaccgcccctgacaggaggtggcaccgcccagaggctcagtcttcaagctttgccaggcggtgcaaccgctccagtcaggaggtacaaccgccagaccccggaattccgggagatgatagttttgagctcggaattcaaactggtttggagcctataaatacccctcccatccctgggtaaaatatacaagcatagagagattaaaagagagaaaaagctgctgcaatctctagaatttctctcatctagcttaagtgttagaattctgtttaagagaggagagtgagttcttgtaagggttgtctcctaaacccggtaaaaggagaagaggggtgtaagaaggaggttgatcttcgcctagtaaaggaagatcattagtggatgccggtggcctcgacggaagaggaattggaggagtggatgtaggtcacgattgaccgaaccactataaactctgtcttctctggtttgcttttattcttgctacttaccttactgcaaacctccatatgtgccttacttcctcattacttttgccgcactcatttacgaactcgcttttaagttaagtttccgaaaacggttttacgtcggaaacgatttcatcgtacgaacacagtttgtttttaatcgtagaaggttttccgctgcactaattcaccccccccctcttagtgctcttgatcctaacagaacttGGACAAGGATCACATGCTGTGTTTATCCCATTCATGACTCCAAAACGAGTGGGCATCACTGTTGGGACTGCGGATACTATATAAGTGTGGAATCATCTCATCAATTAAGGGCTTCATCTGAAATCCAAGATCAAGATCaaactatgtatatatatatatatatatatatgtatatatgtatatatatatgtatatatgtatatatatatgtatatatgtatatatatatgtatatatgtatatatatatgtatatatgtatatatatatgtatatatgtatatatatatgtatatatgtatatatatatgtatatatgtatatatatatgtatatatgtatatatatgtatatatatatgtatatatatgtatatatatgtatatatatatatgtatatatatgtatatatatatgtatatatatgtatatatatatatatatgtatatatatgtatatatatatgtatatatatgtatatatatgtatatatatatgtatatatatgtatatttatatgtatatatatgtatatatatatgtatatatatatatatgtatttatatatatatatatatatatatatatatatatatatatgtatttatatatatatatatatatgcatatatatatatatgtatttatatatatatatatatgcatatatatatatatatatatatgtatttatatatatatgtatgtatatatatatatgtatatgtatatatatatgtatatacatatatatatgtatatacatatacatatatacatatgtatatgtatacatatatatgtatatataagtatatatatgtatacatatttatgcaTACATATAGCAATAATTAAATTAAGATTGGCATCCTATTTTAGTCATTCATATAGGGCTTGTGTAGAACTAGCATCGATTGTTGCACCACCCCTTCACATAATTAATGTAATCATCGAGATTATTTTCActcatttataatttaaaattatcttaATTAGATCTTGCTTTATTTGTATTGATCCATTTGTTTGTTTGTgtaatatgattaaggaaataattataaaatatataattaagaaaatatctaaattctattttcttaatGGTGTGGACAAGTtaagaatttaattatttttattgattaatttatttatttattaatataaaaagtgatttttaaaaatatcctTAAGGGGAAATCCCCTCCCCCTACCGACCTTGCTCCTCTTCCTCCCCTATAAAAAAAGAGGATCAGACTATTTATTATTCATCACTAGTGAGAAGATTGAGAGGAAAATTTATTTCGAAGAAGGTATATCTTCTatcttttatcaatttattatatatatttaaaaaaaatagtcaaatgatgatattaatgtttataaatttttaattatataaaataattttagaaattaaaattatcttaaaagatgtatgaataaaaagaaaataatgtttaattaataaatttaataaaatttatgatattttacCATTATTCTTTAAGTGGATTTAATTAGTTTGGCATACTTATTTATTTGATCAATAaatttcatgaaattcatgtttttgtctttcaaatcaaattatgttaATAATTAGGTAGCTTAAGAATATACAAGGTAATCCTTTTCGAGGATTAATGAGTTATTAAATATGATGATTGGATATTTTCACAATCCAGGAATAAATATATTCTCATTTAAACGGGTAAAGGATATCACTTCGTCGATTGTTAGGAATACGAGATAAGTTTTTTCCATCATTATTGGGAGAATATAATACTCATCTCTAGATAAATATCTCTTCATCCGCTATCGTATACCATCGGGTTTTCGATGTATGCTTATATTAGTTGACGATTATGTATGTGATCGAGATATGTTGTATATAatcgatatataattttatttattaaataaaaattattattatttataatggtTCATAAATTTGTATTTAACATATGAGTTTCAAGCatatttgatttattatcatatcatacaaaaaatataaatatgtaatatatattattttatatttattttcagatcaACCTACTTGAATAAAGAAAACTTTTTTTAGCACGGTCAAGTAACTTTAgttcataaattatattattgtaagtacatgaatattaaatttaatgaaaattttgcctCTGTAATTATGGATTTcaagtgatgatttatttatgataattggcGTGTgacagaagaagagaaggatttaGCCACAGAGAGAAGAAATGGCAGCGGAGAAGTGGCATTACAATGTGGTGTCGCTGCTCTCCGGAACGGAGAGGGACTTTCTCATCCGTAACAATGGCGAGAAGGTACTCGAAAGTCTTCCGTCAATTACTAATAATTGTTGAGCTTCATGTTAGGATCTTGTGGGACTTGCCTATCAATCTATTGCTACAGAAAGTTAGAAACTTGTCGAATTTGCCTATCAATCTAAGCTAGCCTCGATTTAGTAGATTTTGTTGGAAGCAAGAACTAGTCTTCCATACTCGTCGGACAGTCTTTGTTTGCCTTTGAGATCTCCACCATGTCAAATGGATGCTCTGTCTTCGTCAAGAGCAAAGAGAGCATCTTTTGATCCGTGGTAAGGGACATAAAGCAATAGGATGCATCAAAGCCTGACGGGTTGAGTTTTGGATGAGAGATTAAGAGAGGCGTAGGAGggaaggaaaaggaggaggataAGATGAGGCGAACTGCATATTGCTAAAATGCCAATCTTTCCCTATTTGAAGTATGGAAAATGCATGGCAACTTTAGATTCTCACTGACAAGCTGTGATTTGTTCAGGTAGCCATCAGCAGTCTTGACGGGAAAAAGTTTGGTCTCTTCTTGTCGGACAACTGTTACGAAAGAATCGTCACTGATGATCTGATCAAAGTATACAATCAGCTGTCCTCGGAGGGCCGCGATTTCGAGATTGTCTTCGTGTCATGTGATTCATGCGAGGAGACCTTCAATAGGTACTTCTCAGATATGCCATGGTTGGCAGTCCCATTTGCGGACTCCGACACACGCGAAAGGCTACATGATCATTTCGGCAGTTTCGAGGAGTATTATCCCGCTCAGCTTGTCATCTATGATGCCGCTATTGGCATGGTCGTTAACGAAGAAGGTCTCCGAGCTGTGGCAAAATATGGTGTAAACGGGTATCCATTTACTGTTAAGAGGTTCTACGAGTTGGAGGCGGCTGCTAAGAAGGAACGGAGTCTTCGAAGTCTGTTGGTTTCGCAGTCCCGGGACTACTTGATCTCCAATGATGGATCCAAGGTAATCGATGATCTCCTTGTAGGAAGAGAATTAAACTACATTCTTGATCCGCCAGCTTACTACCACCATCTAATCTACGCTAAATTGAAGCAGGTTGCCGTGTCGGATCTCGAAGGAAAGATTGTGGCTTTTTACTTCTGGATTAATATTCCTGATAAATACGGCGGTCCCGATAAGTTGACTCTGGTGCTGGCTGAAATCTATAGGAAGCTTAAGGAAGCCGGGGAGAGCTTCGAAGTTGTGCTGGTGCCATTAGAGGATAATAAATCATCCTATGAACAAGGCCTGGCAAGCATGCCATGGCTCGCGATTCCTTTCGAAGACGAGGGCTGTGAGAAGCTTGTCCGCTACTTTGAGCTCTGGCCCTTCCAATTACCAACCGTGCTTGTGATCGGTGCCGATGGGAAGATTATGCTTAAAAATTACGATAGGCTCATCTCCAAGTATGGAGTTTTAGCATGGGAAGCATTCCCGTTCTCTAAGGAGCAACTGGATTTATTGCCAGAGAAGGCAAAGGCCGCACAAACACTGGAATCTCTTCTTGTTGCTGGGGACCTCGattatgtcattgggaaagaagGCTTGAAGGTAATGAATCGAGCATATAGTGAATCCACAGCTTGGTATTGTCAATGGCTAAGCCCTCATCATTGTGTTTGACAGGTTCCAGTGAAGGAGCTTGTTGGCAAGaccatcctcttcttctttgcaATGAGTGATTCGTTTCAATGCCAGAAATTTCTTCCCATGCTGATCGAGGCATATCACAAGATCAAGCGCATGGACAGTGCTTTCGAGGTGATCTTCGTCCCTATGGGCTATATGGATTCGGGTGCTTTCGAGTTCTTCTTACGCATGCCTTGGTTGGCGGTGCCGGTGGATGATGAGAGAATAAGATCGTTGAAGAACACTTTAGAAGCTCATTACGTCAACACCCTGGTTGTCATTGGTCCTACAGGTCAAACGATCACAGAGAACGCCGCAACTTCGTTGAAGATGTATGGAGCCGATGCCTACCCGTTCAGTGAAGAGAGGATCAAGGAGGTAGAGATGGCACAGACACTGGAATCTCTTCTTGTTGCTGGGGACCTCGATTATGTTATTGGGAAAGAAGGGTTGAAGGTAATGAATCGATCATATAGTGAATCCACAGATGGGCATTGTCGATGGCTAATCTCTCATCATTGTGCTTCACAGGTTCCGGTGAAGGAGCTCGTTGGCAAGaccatcctcctcttcttctcgatTCGTAGGTCCGGTACATGTCGCGGATTTCTTCCCCATCTGATCGAGGAATATCACAAGATCAAGCGCATGGATAGTGTAACATCGGgtaactgttcagccgtggccttggggccgtcacggcttggttcgggtccggaaggcggtggtcaACGGGGTGGGAGCCCCTCGAGTCTGTGGCGGCCTGGCACCGTGGCTCGGGTGGGGAGGCCGGTTCGGCAGTTCGGTTCGGTGGCTCGGGTcgacggttcgggtcgggaggcagctccgcagcagcttcgggaagaggcgacaccgtctcgcacctgcacacaggtcgggccgggatctcggcccgacccctccgacgatcaaattagagaaggatgtggaggggattgtggatgaggcagaagagaaGCCTCCGAGTGTTCAGtctccgacgatcaaattagagaaggatgtggaggggattgtggatgagcaaggcagcgtgctgctGCGCATGAGGTCgagtggccgaggagccgaggcggcgtgttgcttgctgcgcatgaggccgattggccaaggcagcgaggccgcttgctggctgcgctcgaggccgaggagccgaggcggcGCGGCAGCAAGGTGGtagggcagcgtgttggctgcgcatgaggccgagtggccaaggcagcgaggctgcttgctggctgcgcgtgaggccgagtggccaaggcagcgaggctgcttgctggctgcgcaagaggccgaggagccgaggcggcGCGGCAGCAAGGTAGTAAGGCCGCGTGCTGCtgcacatgaggccgaggagccgaggcagcgtgctgcttgctgcgcatgaggccgagtggccgaggcagcatgctggctgcagcgtgttggctgtgcATGAGGccaaggggccgaggcagcgcgttggctgcgcatgaggccgattgGCCGAGGACTCCGgtgcgggcaggctggccgcacaAACGCGTCTCAGGGTTtgtggagttcggcgcgggcaggctggccgcggaggcgtgtctcggggggtatggagccgagggacacgacgcaagcgggctggcggcgctggtctgtctcgggaacatggagccaaggagcacgacgcaggcggctggcggcgcaggtgtggtctcgggcattacgcgaccgaggagcacgtcgaAGGCGggtagaccgcgcaggcgtggtcgcaagggccatgcgaccgagtagcacgacgcaggcgggcaggacgcgaggacgtgccctcgggcaccatgcggccgaggaacacgacaggcggtcaggccgcgccgaggtggatctTGGCAACGAGCGgcagaggtgctcggtgcaggcaggctgcgaccgagggcgcGAGACCCAGGTGGGTGGGCTGCCCTAAAGCAGACTCGGCggtgaatatggccgaggagtccggcgcgggcaggctaaccgcgcagacgtgtctcggggtttatggagccgaggggcacgacgcgggcgtactggcggcactggtctgtctcgggaacatggagccaaggagcacgacgcaggcggctggcggcgcaggtgtggtctcgggcattacgcgaccgaggagcacgatgcaggcgggcagaccgcgcaggcgtggtcgcaagggccatgcgaccgagtagcacgacgcaggcgggcaggacgcgattacgtggtctcgggcaccatgcggccgaggaacacgactggctgtcgggccgcgccgaggtgctcggtgtaggTAGATacaccgcgcatggggccgagggacacgacgcaagcgggctggcggcgctggtctgtctcgggaacatggagccaaggagcacgacgcaggcggctggcggcgctggtgtggtctcgggcattacgcgaccgaggaacaCGACTGGctgtcgggccgcgccgaggtgctcggtgtaggTAGATACACCGCGCATGGGGCCCAGGCGCCGAGGCAGCGGGCGGGGCTGAGGAGCCGAGACGCGCGCGTGTGGCCGAGGTGGCCGAGTCGCGGGGACGATCGCGCGCGTGAGGTG
The window above is part of the Musa acuminata AAA Group cultivar baxijiao chromosome BXJ2-6, Cavendish_Baxijiao_AAA, whole genome shotgun sequence genome. Proteins encoded here:
- the LOC135613566 gene encoding probable nucleoredoxin 1-1, which codes for MAAEKWHYNVVSLLSGTERDFLIRNNGEKVAISSLDGKKFGLFLSDNCYERIVTDDLIKVYNQLSSEGRDFEIVFVSCDSCEETFNRYFSDMPWLAVPFADSDTRERLHDHFGSFEEYYPAQLVIYDAAIGMVVNEEGLRAVAKYGVNGYPFTVKRFYELEAAAKKERSLRSLLVSQSRDYLISNDGSKVIDDLLVGRELNYILDPPAYYHHLIYAKLKQVAVSDLEGKIVAFYFWINIPDKYGGPDKLTLVLAEIYRKLKEAGESFEVVLVPLEDNKSSYEQGLASMPWLAIPFEDEGCEKLVRYFELWPFQLPTVLVIGADGKIMLKNYDRLISKYGVLAWEAFPFSKEQLDLLPEKAKAAQTLESLLVAGDLDYVIGKEGLKVPVKELVGKTILFFFAMSDSFQCQKFLPMLIEAYHKIKRMDSAFEVIFVPMGYMDSGAFEFFLRMPWLAVPVDDERIRSLKNTLEAHYVNTLVVIGPTGQTITENAATSLKMYGADAYPFSEERIKEVEMAQTLESLLVAGDLDYVIGKEGLKVPVKELVGKTILLFFSIRRSGTCRGFLPHLIEEYHKIKRMDSIGSGWCYLCSMCGFGLHPKCAPKEEKKEEEEHDEGSECDGEVYNDFEDSEDSEDYEDSEDSE